From Sphingobium sp. RAC03, a single genomic window includes:
- a CDS encoding phosphonate ABC transporter ATP-binding protein translates to MMDIRFDSTTVHYPDGTCALDGVSFTVPAGQFCVVLGHSGAGKSTLLRTVNGLSAITGGRVVVGGKPVDRKTLPFLRRRIGMVHQHYGLTARASVATNVMAGAVPAMPFWRALSGFYTPALQAKACALIAAVGLGEAHLARRADRLSGGQQQRVGIARAFMLDPAIILADEPVASLDPRLSREVLDLLRTQARERGATVLCSLHQVDLARDYADRIVALQGGRVVFDGPPAMFDDYDAKRIYAKQDAATPVQAVPA, encoded by the coding sequence ATGATGGATATTCGTTTCGATAGCACCACCGTTCATTATCCCGACGGCACATGCGCGCTGGATGGTGTGTCCTTCACGGTCCCTGCGGGGCAATTTTGCGTCGTGCTGGGCCATTCGGGTGCCGGAAAGTCCACACTGCTGCGCACCGTCAATGGCTTGTCCGCCATAACCGGCGGGCGCGTGGTGGTGGGCGGCAAGCCGGTCGATCGCAAGACCTTGCCCTTCTTGCGTCGCCGCATCGGCATGGTTCACCAACATTATGGCCTGACCGCCAGGGCCAGCGTCGCCACCAATGTCATGGCGGGCGCGGTGCCTGCCATGCCCTTTTGGCGGGCGCTATCGGGCTTTTACACCCCGGCCTTGCAGGCCAAGGCCTGCGCCCTCATCGCGGCTGTCGGCCTGGGCGAAGCGCATCTCGCCCGCCGTGCCGATCGTCTGTCGGGTGGCCAGCAACAGCGCGTCGGCATCGCGCGCGCCTTCATGCTGGACCCGGCCATCATCCTGGCCGACGAACCGGTCGCCAGCCTCGACCCCCGGCTCAGCCGCGAAGTGCTGGATCTGTTGCGGACACAGGCGCGCGAACGCGGCGCTACCGTGTTGTGCAGCCTGCATCAGGTCGATCTGGCGCGCGACTATGCCGACCGGATCGTCGCCTTGCAGGGTGGCCGGGTCGTGTTCGACGGGCCACCCGCCATGTTCGACGACTATGACGCCAAGCGCATCTACGCAAAGCAGGATGCAGCTACCCCGGTCCAGGCGGTGCCGGCATGA